A region of uncultured Draconibacterium sp. DNA encodes the following proteins:
- a CDS encoding HAD family phosphatase: protein MKADLTNIKNIIFDLGRVLLNLDFDASIKAFQKLGSDGAILDHKNAYADPIFYNLEVGKITPADFRSGVRKLLQNEQITDPQINEAWSAMILDIPAHRVKKVQELSKDYNLYLFSNTNQIHINQLLFEFKTQHGFDFPSLFKAVYYSHEIHDRKPEISSYKKVIALSGVDPEETLFIDDLEKNIVAAQKAGLKTLWLQNGMEMTELF from the coding sequence ATGAAGGCAGACCTTACGAACATAAAAAATATCATTTTTGATTTGGGGCGCGTGTTGTTAAACCTTGATTTTGATGCTTCGATAAAAGCCTTTCAAAAGCTTGGCAGCGATGGAGCAATTCTCGACCACAAAAACGCGTATGCCGACCCGATTTTCTACAACCTTGAAGTTGGGAAAATAACTCCCGCGGATTTTAGAAGCGGTGTACGAAAACTGCTTCAAAACGAACAAATTACCGACCCCCAAATTAACGAAGCCTGGTCTGCAATGATCCTTGACATTCCGGCGCACCGTGTAAAAAAGGTACAGGAACTCAGCAAAGACTATAACCTTTATTTATTTAGCAATACCAATCAAATTCATATCAACCAATTACTTTTTGAATTTAAGACACAACATGGCTTTGATTTCCCGTCGCTGTTTAAAGCGGTTTATTATTCGCACGAGATTCACGACCGCAAACCGGAAATCAGTTCGTACAAAAAAGTAATTGCACTATCGGGTGTTGATCCTGAAGAAACGTTGTTTATCGACGATCTGGAAAAGAACATCGTTGCCGCGCAAAAAGCCGGATTAAAAACTCTCTGGCTACAAAATGGTATGGAAATGACGGAGCTATTTTAA
- a CDS encoding peptidylprolyl isomerase, which produces MVKQILFIVLAVVFLSSCGNKEQKQTTQQAETKAKPDAAENEQQDIWNQLMRSIAKIDSYDGDRILESGQGFFVGEDLLVTKYSLVNQATNVKVQPFDENKKYTARSFVAFDRINDLIILKVDSISREPIELHNDTLPNFAKSFYVAPKTGKTLQLFTGKIINLANIRGTRLFRITNKIRTSQFGAPIFVSTGKAIGVAYSGTVNFELQSFAIPAEFIAAMLRMKSETPEPLEMLKNTSNEKIAAENRKIKGLVLETDYGNITIKLFNETPEYRDNFIRLAKEHYFDSLLIHRVIADFGIQSGAADTRYAVPGANVGWKGPGYTIPAHIVPGLYHKRGMIGSPRKPDTENERQRSDGSQFYIVSGRKYFDKGLDELEEINNYKFSAEQRQVYKTIGGAPHLDGSYTIFGQVTSGMDVVDKIVQVETDRRWRPLKDIRIKRVRILK; this is translated from the coding sequence ATGGTAAAACAAATTCTTTTTATAGTACTGGCTGTCGTTTTTTTGAGTTCATGTGGAAATAAGGAACAAAAACAAACGACACAGCAGGCAGAAACAAAAGCCAAACCGGACGCTGCTGAAAATGAACAACAGGATATCTGGAATCAGTTGATGCGGTCTATCGCAAAAATAGATTCGTATGACGGCGACCGGATCCTGGAATCGGGGCAGGGATTTTTTGTTGGAGAAGATCTGTTGGTTACCAAATATTCGCTGGTCAATCAGGCTACCAATGTTAAGGTGCAGCCGTTCGACGAGAATAAAAAATACACAGCACGTAGTTTTGTGGCTTTCGATCGTATAAACGATCTGATTATATTAAAAGTTGACAGCATAAGCCGCGAGCCCATTGAGTTGCACAACGACACTTTGCCCAATTTCGCCAAATCGTTTTATGTGGCACCTAAAACCGGGAAAACCCTGCAGCTTTTTACGGGGAAAATTATAAACCTTGCCAATATCAGGGGGACGAGGTTGTTCCGCATCACCAACAAGATTCGGACATCGCAGTTTGGGGCCCCAATTTTTGTGTCAACAGGAAAAGCAATTGGTGTGGCATATTCAGGAACAGTAAATTTCGAATTGCAGAGTTTTGCCATCCCGGCAGAATTTATAGCAGCGATGCTGCGAATGAAAAGCGAAACTCCCGAGCCTTTGGAAATGCTAAAAAATACATCGAACGAAAAGATTGCTGCGGAAAACCGAAAAATAAAAGGACTTGTTCTGGAAACGGATTACGGCAACATTACCATAAAACTCTTTAACGAAACCCCCGAGTACCGCGATAATTTTATCCGGCTGGCGAAAGAACATTATTTCGATAGTTTGCTGATTCACCGGGTGATTGCAGACTTTGGAATACAGAGTGGTGCCGCCGATACCCGTTATGCCGTGCCCGGAGCAAATGTGGGGTGGAAAGGCCCGGGTTACACCATTCCGGCGCATATTGTTCCCGGTTTGTATCATAAACGCGGAATGATTGGTTCGCCACGAAAACCGGATACTGAAAATGAACGTCAACGTTCCGATGGATCGCAGTTTTACATCGTTTCAGGGCGGAAATATTTCGATAAAGGTTTGGATGAGTTGGAAGAAATTAATAATTACAAGTTCTCGGCCGAGCAGCGACAGGTCTACAAAACCATAGGCGGCGCACCTCACCTCGATGGCAGTTACACCATTTTTGGGCAGGTAACTTCAGGAATGGATGTGGTGGATAAAATCGTTCAGGTAGAAACCGACCGGCGTTGGCGGCCGCTTAAAGATATCCGGATAAAACGGGTTCGCATCTTAAAATAG
- a CDS encoding peptidylprolyl isomerase: MFRTGILIVFVCLLGISSSAQSRVIEISTNYGDMRFQLYDDTPKHRNAFIELANEGYYDGTLFYRVIENFLIQGGSKSSRNAPPGKRIGYGDPDKTVDDEILKHYFHKKGSLCAPRQPDEVNPFKQSDISQFFIVKGSVHTSGALDTMEMAVNIPIRKKIVEKYMTPEVREQLKQLKEEKKVKEFRELAGEIKNNIETDYNLNPNTLEFSDAQREAYTTVGGYPELDGKYTIFGECISGFDVIDKIAALKTDSNNRPYNDVKIKVNVIK; this comes from the coding sequence ATGTTTAGAACCGGAATTTTAATTGTATTTGTTTGTTTATTAGGTATTTCATCTTCTGCTCAGTCGCGTGTAATTGAAATTTCGACGAATTACGGAGATATGCGTTTCCAACTGTACGACGACACGCCAAAACACCGAAATGCTTTTATCGAATTGGCCAACGAAGGTTATTACGATGGCACTTTGTTTTACCGTGTAATCGAGAATTTTCTCATTCAGGGCGGTTCAAAAAGCTCTCGTAACGCACCTCCGGGGAAACGTATTGGTTATGGCGACCCGGACAAAACCGTTGACGACGAAATTCTGAAACACTATTTTCATAAAAAAGGATCGCTGTGCGCGCCTCGCCAGCCCGATGAAGTAAACCCGTTTAAGCAGTCGGATATTTCGCAGTTTTTTATCGTAAAAGGAAGCGTGCATACCAGCGGTGCTCTGGATACGATGGAAATGGCGGTGAATATTCCTATCCGAAAGAAAATTGTGGAGAAGTATATGACGCCCGAAGTTCGGGAGCAATTAAAGCAGCTGAAAGAAGAGAAAAAGGTGAAAGAGTTTCGCGAGCTTGCCGGTGAAATAAAAAACAATATTGAAACCGATTACAATTTAAATCCCAATACGCTTGAATTTTCTGATGCGCAGCGCGAAGCTTATACCACTGTTGGCGGTTATCCCGAGCTGGATGGGAAATACACCATCTTTGGCGAATGCATTTCTGGTTTTGATGTGATTGATAAAATTGCAGCGCTAAAAACCGATAGCAATAACCGGCCGTATAACGATGTGAAAATCAAAGTGAATGTGATTAAGTAG
- a CDS encoding peptidylprolyl isomerase: MKKRACKNFTQWKRIISELHELPLKIDHNKRMKLIVLILIAFVGVGISCSNAKQSNEQGLVVISTDFGEIKLKLHDDTPEHKQNFLKLIDEGYYDGTLFHRVMENFMIQGGDPDSKDAAPGARLGAGNPGYTIPAEILPQHFHKKGALAAARRGGPSNPEKRSSGSQFYIVQGEVFTPGKLDTMEMKLNSRAKNEFLQEKFAEAKPKIDEYRKNNDQDGFNIFVSELRAAADSAWTEQPKFSFTDEQREAYTTIGGYPSLDGEYTVFGEVVEGLDVLDKIAAVETDKYDRPNPDIKMEIKRTK; this comes from the coding sequence ATGAAGAAACGAGCATGTAAGAATTTTACACAATGGAAAAGGATTATTAGCGAGTTACATGAGTTACCATTGAAAATTGACCATAATAAACGAATGAAATTAATTGTTTTAATATTAATTGCTTTTGTAGGCGTAGGAATTTCGTGTAGCAATGCCAAACAGAGCAACGAGCAAGGACTGGTTGTTATTTCAACAGATTTTGGTGAAATAAAATTGAAATTGCACGATGATACGCCGGAGCACAAACAGAATTTTCTAAAACTGATTGACGAAGGTTATTACGATGGAACGCTTTTTCATCGGGTAATGGAAAACTTTATGATACAGGGAGGCGATCCCGACTCGAAAGATGCAGCGCCCGGCGCCCGTTTGGGAGCTGGAAACCCGGGATATACTATTCCGGCAGAAATCCTTCCGCAGCATTTTCATAAAAAAGGAGCTTTGGCAGCAGCACGTCGTGGTGGCCCGTCGAATCCTGAAAAACGATCAAGCGGCTCGCAGTTTTATATTGTACAGGGCGAGGTTTTTACACCCGGGAAACTCGATACCATGGAAATGAAGTTGAACAGCCGCGCCAAAAATGAATTTTTGCAGGAAAAATTTGCAGAAGCAAAACCAAAGATAGACGAATACCGAAAAAATAACGACCAGGATGGTTTTAACATTTTTGTTTCCGAACTGCGTGCAGCGGCTGATAGTGCCTGGACGGAGCAGCCAAAATTTTCGTTTACCGACGAGCAGCGCGAGGCATATACCACTATTGGCGGCTATCCTTCGTTAGATGGCGAGTACACTGTTTTTGGCGAGGTTGTTGAGGGCTTGGATGTTTTGGATAAGATAGCGGCCGTTGAAACGGATAAGTACGACCGGCCGAATCCGGATATAAAAATGGAAATAAAACGCACAAAATAG
- a CDS encoding GNAT family N-acetyltransferase translates to MEHIRVNHKIRLELINSSMAEIIFQTIDRDREYLKKWLPFVQYTSKIEDTQAFITSITQSRNKSDLVYTIWYNEEFAGLIGFKDTDWVNRKTELGYWLAEKMQGKGIITACVEKLVRFAFQKQKMNRIQIKVAEENLQSEKIPLKLGFVYEGTERQGEHHNTGYVNLKIYSKLKHEIAD, encoded by the coding sequence ATGGAACACATTAGGGTAAACCACAAAATCAGGCTCGAACTGATTAACTCGTCGATGGCCGAAATTATATTTCAGACCATTGACCGCGATCGCGAATACCTGAAAAAATGGCTCCCGTTTGTGCAGTACACCAGCAAAATTGAAGATACGCAGGCTTTTATAACAAGCATCACTCAAAGCCGCAATAAAAGCGATCTGGTTTATACCATATGGTACAATGAGGAATTTGCCGGACTGATTGGTTTTAAAGATACCGATTGGGTGAACCGGAAAACCGAACTCGGTTATTGGCTGGCCGAAAAAATGCAGGGGAAAGGGATTATAACCGCTTGTGTTGAGAAACTTGTTCGTTTTGCTTTTCAGAAACAAAAAATGAACCGCATACAGATTAAAGTGGCCGAAGAAAATTTACAGAGTGAGAAAATTCCACTCAAACTGGGATTCGTTTACGAAGGCACTGAGCGTCAGGGCGAACACCACAACACCGGCTATGTAAACCTTAAAATATACAGCAAGCTCAAACACGAAATTGCAGATTAG
- a CDS encoding phosphopantetheine-binding protein, with amino-acid sequence METETVTEKSLRRNLYRVLRKTGVNRDNICLTASFYEDLNFDNIDWTIFIHYLERIFNIRINDDELNSFSNVNDTLLYLRGELVFSSN; translated from the coding sequence ATGGAGACAGAAACAGTTACAGAGAAGTCGCTACGAAGAAACCTCTACCGGGTGTTGCGTAAAACAGGTGTTAACAGAGATAACATTTGTTTAACCGCCTCGTTTTATGAGGATCTGAATTTCGACAACATTGATTGGACAATTTTTATTCACTATTTAGAACGCATCTTCAACATACGAATAAATGATGACGAGCTAAATAGTTTCTCGAATGTAAACGATACGCTCCTGTACTTACGTGGAGAATTGGTTTTTTCGAGTAATTAG
- a CDS encoding mechanosensitive ion channel domain-containing protein, whose translation MEEVNNLSEQIYDLVMFYGPKLIGAIVTLIIGLWIISILRRAIRSRFEKQNVDPSLRGFLNSLVGIGLKAMLWIAVIGMMGVQMTSFIAILGAAGLAIGMAFSGTLSNFAGGVMILIFKPFKVGNYISAQGHSGTVSEIQIFNTVLKTPDNKTIIIPNGGLSTGSMINFSTEAKRRVDFTFGIAYGDDVDKAKEVLMKLIKADERIINDPAEPFIAVSELADSSVNLVVRVWAEAANYWGIYFDLQEKVYKTFDKEGLNIPFPQMDVHVQK comes from the coding sequence ATGGAAGAAGTAAACAATTTATCAGAACAAATTTACGACTTAGTAATGTTCTATGGCCCCAAACTAATAGGTGCAATCGTTACACTTATTATTGGTTTATGGATTATCTCAATTCTTAGAAGAGCGATTCGTAGCCGTTTTGAAAAACAAAATGTAGATCCCTCTCTTCGGGGCTTTCTAAACAGCCTGGTCGGGATTGGCTTAAAAGCCATGCTTTGGATCGCTGTTATTGGAATGATGGGCGTTCAAATGACCTCTTTTATTGCAATACTTGGTGCTGCCGGTTTGGCCATCGGTATGGCTTTTTCGGGCACTTTATCAAATTTCGCAGGTGGGGTAATGATCCTCATTTTCAAACCTTTTAAAGTTGGAAACTATATTAGTGCCCAGGGACATTCAGGAACTGTGAGCGAGATCCAGATCTTTAACACGGTACTTAAAACACCTGACAACAAGACGATTATCATACCAAACGGCGGATTATCTACCGGATCGATGATCAATTTCTCGACCGAAGCAAAACGCCGTGTAGATTTTACTTTTGGCATTGCTTACGGCGATGACGTGGATAAGGCCAAAGAAGTATTGATGAAACTGATAAAAGCTGACGAACGAATTATAAATGATCCGGCCGAACCTTTTATTGCAGTTAGCGAGCTAGCCGACAGCTCGGTAAATTTAGTGGTTCGTGTGTGGGCTGAAGCCGCCAATTACTGGGGCATTTATTTCGATCTTCAAGAGAAAGTTTACAAAACATTCGATAAGGAAGGTCTCAATATTCCTTTCCCACAGATGGATGTACACGTACAGAAATAA
- a CDS encoding DUF4252 domain-containing protein, whose protein sequence is MKKLVVFVLMIGICFPVLAQQSQSLFEQLTEKYASQDGFSASMLSSDMFDLYLKKKNIDENSELAKALESLDNILVISQSRFGVESGDFFGDEKPAKKEKSGEPELFGDIIKHYQQNGYSLLKTEKRMGEEVKVYLQRNNGIVTALALITNSSRSTSLVELDGDIDLANVADLNKALNLRGLENLYKIDNSSPGYFAGPGNFPAYEFDEARLAEIEARAREMAEKASLSEEQIAKIEEQAQLHFEKQREMAEKQRELAEKYGRQPIFLTTPGDTSTVYYIDGKKVKSDKVKELLKNNEVEQIEKTNEDGKTVIKIKTKKALE, encoded by the coding sequence ATGAAAAAGTTAGTAGTATTTGTGTTAATGATTGGAATTTGTTTTCCGGTATTGGCACAGCAGTCTCAAAGCCTGTTTGAGCAGTTAACAGAAAAATATGCCAGCCAGGATGGTTTTAGCGCCAGCATGTTAAGCAGCGATATGTTCGATCTGTACCTGAAAAAGAAAAACATAGATGAAAACTCGGAACTGGCAAAAGCACTTGAAAGTCTGGATAATATTTTAGTGATTAGCCAAAGTCGTTTTGGAGTAGAGTCCGGTGATTTTTTTGGCGATGAAAAGCCGGCAAAAAAGGAAAAATCGGGTGAGCCGGAATTATTCGGGGATATTATAAAACATTACCAGCAAAATGGTTATTCGCTCTTGAAAACGGAAAAGCGTATGGGCGAAGAGGTAAAGGTTTATCTTCAACGAAATAATGGAATTGTAACGGCACTTGCTTTAATAACCAACTCAAGTCGGTCAACCAGTTTGGTGGAATTAGATGGTGATATTGATTTGGCAAATGTTGCCGACCTGAATAAAGCTTTAAATCTGCGCGGCTTAGAAAATCTGTATAAAATCGATAATTCGTCGCCAGGATATTTTGCAGGGCCGGGGAACTTTCCGGCTTATGAATTTGATGAGGCCAGGTTAGCTGAAATTGAAGCCCGCGCACGCGAGATGGCTGAAAAGGCAAGCCTGTCGGAAGAGCAAATTGCCAAAATAGAAGAACAGGCACAACTGCATTTTGAGAAACAACGGGAAATGGCCGAGAAGCAGCGCGAATTGGCAGAAAAGTATGGGCGACAGCCGATCTTTCTTACTACTCCCGGCGACACATCTACGGTTTATTACATCGATGGTAAAAAGGTAAAAAGCGACAAGGTGAAGGAATTATTGAAAAATAATGAGGTTGAACAAATCGAGAAAACGAATGAAGACGGTAAAACAGTAATTAAGATAAAAACAAAAAAGGCGCTTGAATAA
- a CDS encoding sigma-70 family RNA polymerase sigma factor — MTTEEFKNTVIPYSVKLYPMLFRILRNEEETRDALQELMLRLWNRKDELVKCTNQSAYIVTMARNYSFDLLKKKKPQAIDEKHEYMILNTEADGTDSDTIERYEKVKQVIKDLPEKYRTVIELRDIDGFSFEEIKDITGYEVANLRVILSRARQKVKEEVEKIYDYDTSGKYARQIL, encoded by the coding sequence ATGACCACTGAAGAGTTTAAAAATACGGTAATTCCATATTCGGTAAAGCTGTACCCGATGTTGTTTCGGATTCTAAGAAATGAGGAAGAAACACGCGATGCCCTGCAGGAATTGATGCTCAGGTTATGGAACCGGAAGGATGAGCTGGTAAAGTGCACTAACCAGTCGGCCTACATCGTAACCATGGCGCGAAATTACAGTTTTGATCTGCTGAAAAAGAAAAAGCCGCAGGCGATTGATGAGAAGCATGAATACATGATTTTGAATACGGAAGCTGATGGAACAGATTCTGACACAATTGAACGATACGAAAAGGTAAAACAGGTGATTAAAGATTTGCCGGAGAAGTACAGAACGGTTATTGAGTTGCGCGACATTGATGGCTTCTCGTTTGAGGAGATCAAGGATATAACCGGTTATGAAGTGGCCAACCTGCGGGTGATTCTCTCGCGGGCCAGGCAAAAAGTAAAAGAAGAGGTTGAAAAAATTTACGATTATGACACATCAGGAAAATATGCTCGACAAATATTATAG
- a CDS encoding manganese efflux pump MntP family protein produces the protein MQKTNFIIFAAPMTTAKFITFLLLGIGLSFDSFAVSVSCGLMKREIKFKQATLVAASLAFFQASFPVIGWLIGEALKDLIASVDHWIAFGLLALIGGKMIVEGIKEDGTLKNFDPFKISVLIGLSIATSIDALVVGLSFGFLEIPILFPVLVIGSVTFIAAMLGMLFGKNISAKRSHQSLIIGGIILIAIGLKILAEHLFLQAT, from the coding sequence ATGCAGAAAACTAATTTTATTATTTTTGCGGCACCAATGACTACAGCAAAATTCATAACCTTTTTACTTCTCGGTATTGGCTTAAGTTTCGATTCCTTTGCAGTTTCTGTGTCGTGTGGTTTAATGAAACGAGAGATCAAATTTAAACAGGCGACATTGGTTGCTGCATCACTGGCATTTTTTCAGGCAAGTTTTCCGGTTATTGGCTGGCTGATCGGCGAAGCACTTAAAGACCTGATCGCGTCGGTAGATCATTGGATCGCTTTTGGTTTACTGGCATTAATTGGCGGAAAAATGATTGTGGAAGGTATAAAAGAAGATGGCACACTCAAAAACTTCGATCCCTTTAAAATCAGTGTATTAATTGGTCTTTCGATAGCCACCAGTATTGATGCACTGGTTGTTGGGTTAAGTTTTGGCTTTCTTGAAATACCTATTTTATTTCCGGTTTTGGTTATTGGCTCGGTAACTTTTATTGCAGCCATGCTGGGCATGTTATTCGGGAAAAATATTTCGGCAAAAAGAAGCCATCAATCGCTTATTATTGGCGGAATAATTTTAATTGCTATTGGACTGAAGATATTGGCAGAACACCTGTTTTTGCAGGCTACCTGA
- a CDS encoding 6-carboxytetrahydropterin synthase, whose protein sequence is MAKIRVTKKFHFEMGHVLHNYDGLCRNIHGHTYNMEVTLLGEIREEKGHPKDGMVVDFGKLKKLVKDKIVNVYDHSLVVSQIYADKNQEHLLKATERLIVHDFQPTSENMCVYVAGVLQQELPEDVSLYSIRLYETATSYAEWFAEDNK, encoded by the coding sequence ATGGCGAAGATAAGAGTTACCAAGAAATTCCATTTTGAAATGGGCCATGTACTGCACAATTACGATGGCTTGTGCCGCAATATTCACGGGCATACCTACAACATGGAAGTGACTTTACTTGGTGAAATAAGGGAGGAGAAAGGACACCCGAAAGACGGGATGGTGGTTGACTTTGGGAAGCTCAAAAAACTGGTAAAAGATAAGATCGTAAATGTGTACGACCACAGTTTGGTGGTAAGCCAAATTTACGCTGATAAAAACCAGGAGCACCTTTTGAAAGCTACGGAACGACTGATTGTTCATGATTTCCAGCCCACATCGGAAAATATGTGTGTCTATGTTGCCGGCGTTCTTCAACAAGAACTGCCCGAAGATGTTTCATTGTATAGTATTCGTCTTTACGAAACGGCAACATCGTATGCCGAATGGTTTGCAGAAGACAATAAATAA
- a CDS encoding 5'-3' exonuclease H3TH domain-containing protein, translating to MAENKQQKLFLLDAFALIYRSYFAFIRNPRFNSKGVNTSAMLGVTNTIVQLMEKEDPEYLAVVFDVSAPTFRHEMYKEYKANRDEMPEDLRKSIPYIRKIIEAFNIPIIEKAGYEADDVIGTLAKKAEKEGFTTYMMTPDKDYAQLVSDQVFMYKPGKGGGDVEVWGLPEVQESFGIETADQVIDILGLMGDSADNIPGCPGIGPKTAQKLIADYGSIEELYKNTDKLKGKQKERIIENEEQVCAYQKCWLPLLPMRR from the coding sequence ATGGCTGAAAACAAACAGCAAAAACTTTTTCTTTTAGACGCTTTCGCACTGATTTACCGCAGTTATTTCGCATTTATCCGCAATCCCAGGTTTAACTCAAAAGGTGTAAATACCTCGGCCATGCTTGGGGTTACCAACACCATTGTGCAGTTAATGGAAAAAGAAGATCCGGAATACCTGGCTGTGGTTTTCGATGTGTCGGCGCCAACTTTCAGGCACGAAATGTACAAAGAATACAAGGCCAACCGCGATGAAATGCCGGAAGACCTTCGTAAGTCGATTCCATACATCCGTAAAATTATTGAAGCTTTTAACATCCCGATTATTGAAAAAGCAGGTTACGAAGCCGACGACGTTATCGGAACACTGGCAAAAAAAGCAGAAAAAGAAGGTTTCACCACTTATATGATGACGCCTGATAAAGATTATGCACAGCTGGTTTCCGACCAGGTTTTTATGTATAAACCCGGAAAAGGCGGTGGCGATGTTGAGGTTTGGGGACTGCCCGAAGTGCAGGAGAGTTTTGGCATTGAAACTGCTGACCAGGTGATTGACATTCTTGGTTTGATGGGCGACTCGGCGGATAATATCCCCGGATGCCCCGGCATTGGACCAAAAACAGCACAAAAATTGATTGCCGATTACGGAAGCATTGAAGAACTGTACAAAAACACAGATAAATTAAAAGGCAAACAAAAAGAACGTATCATTGAAAACGAGGAGCAGGTGTGCGCCTATCAAAAGTGCTGGCTACCATTGTTACCGATGCGCCGGTAG